A segment of the Sulfitobacter donghicola DSW-25 = KCTC 12864 = JCM 14565 genome:
TAACAGGCCTTTGCTTTGGTGAGCAAAGGCCTGTCCTTTATCTGGACTGGTAGAGGTCACCGGAACCCAGTGCCCCCCAGATTAACAAGCTACCTTACGGCTTTTTGTTAATCTTCCAGACTGCGTAAACGGCTACACATAAATGCGCGGCAGTCAGCAGAAGGGTAAGAATATCCATATGGATTCCCAACGCACCAAGCTTTGAATTTACCTCGCATGTTGGTGCATGAAAGGCAGACTGATAACATCCAAGGTTCATGATTAGAGAGAGGGTTCCTAACTCTAATTATCCGCTTGAATGCTTAGGCACGCCCAGCTTTCCTAAAACTGGTGCATGTAACATACACTGCGGCCGTTAAAGGGCCTAGTAGAAACAGGCCTTTTTGATCCTAATTACAGCTTAATATGTGGAAAACTCACTTTAGCCCTAGCTGAGCGTCAGTTCAGAGCTTGATCTATCGGCCGTCTCGTTTCCTAGTAGTCAAAAACTCGTTCAAAACCTAACCAGTTGTTGAAGGTTTTTGGTGTACTGATTTAGCTACCTCTGATCCGAGCCCATAAAGACCGTTTCGGGGCCTCCCCTGCCCCGTCAGGTGGCATGAGCCGAGCGAGAGATTGTGCCTGTTGTTTCCAATCTGCCTTATCAGCTTCCAAACGCTCGATGGTTTCCATAGCTGCATCAAGTTTGACTTGTAATAGAATGTTTTCATTGCTGTTAATAGGATTGTTAGGTGTGGCCAAATTTGACTGGTCAAGGCCCTCAATTTTACCGCGAACCTTATAAACTCGTGTTAATTCTGACCGGTCAATTTCCCAAACACCTTGACCATCTTTGTTGGCTGATATTTTTCCAGATTTCAGGTGTTTCATAAGAGTTGGCCGAGAAACTTGGTAATGCTTTACTGCTTCTCTTACACTGACTTTTACCATCTTTGTCACCTTTAATTTACATCTGTCAAGTGTGGTTAATTACCCACCAAGTTTACCATATGACTTTACAGGTAGCTTGGTCAATTCAACAGAAAACGAGCCTAGGTGGCGAGTGTTGCTCAAGCCCGCCTGATCGTACTCTTACTAACCTGAAACAACCGCGCCAGTTCTGCGATGCCACGGCCTTCCTGATCCCGCATCCGGGCAACCTCGGCGCAAAGCTCCGCAGAAAGAGCAGGGGGCCTGCCACCAACACGCCCTTGTTTGCGTGCGGCAGTCAGCCCTTCTTTGGTTCTCTCAGATATCCGCTCACGCTCGAACTGGGCGATGGATGCGAAGACGTGGAACACCAATCGTCCTGCTGGTGTCGTAGTGTCGATGTCTTCAGCCAGAGACCGGAACCCAGAACCTTGCGCACGGACAGCCTCAACAATGCTCAAGAGATCTTGCAGGGATCGGCTGAGGCGGTCGTACTTTGTCACAACGACAACATCACCATCCCGCAGCTGCTCGATCATGCGATCAAGTTCAGGGCGGGATTTTTTGGTGCCTGAGATTTTCTCAGCAAAGATGCGTTCCGCGCCAGCCGCTTCCAAAGCCGAAGTCTGCGCATCAAGATGCTGTTCTTCCGTCGAGAC
Coding sequences within it:
- a CDS encoding recombinase family protein, whose protein sequence is MIIGYARVSTEEQHLDAQTSALEAAGAERIFAEKISGTKKSRPELDRMIEQLRDGDVVVVTKYDRLSRSLQDLLSIVEAVRAQGSGFRSLAEDIDTTTPAGRLVFHVFASIAQFERERISERTKEGLTAARKQGRVGGRPPALSAELCAEVARMRDQEGRGIAELARLFQVSKSTIRRA